One Streptomyces sp. RPA4-2 genomic window carries:
- a CDS encoding alpha/beta hydrolase encodes MVQRTDELIRLPDGTVLDAWLFLPEGPGPHPAVTMTHGFGGTKYHQGIEAIARRIAEAGFAVSLHDHRGFGDSTGEPRQDIDPYRQIEDWRRVISHLQTLDSIDADRIGVWGTSYSGGHALVLGATDRRITAVYSQVPTISGSQSSRRRVPPHLTRQLEQAIAADELNQARGGQPASQAFVSDDPTVPASYRSADAIDFYLRHNAPEGVWENRVTVQSNRRARSYDPGHWIDQISPTPLMMLVGTHDTVAPTDLALGAYEKALEPKELVLLPGGHFDPYLDGFEASTSAAVRFFRTHLQAG; translated from the coding sequence ATGGTCCAGCGCACAGACGAGCTGATTCGCCTGCCCGACGGGACGGTGCTTGACGCATGGCTGTTCCTGCCGGAGGGTCCAGGGCCCCACCCGGCCGTCACGATGACCCACGGCTTCGGCGGCACCAAGTACCACCAGGGCATCGAGGCGATCGCGCGCCGTATCGCGGAGGCGGGATTCGCGGTGTCGCTGCATGATCACCGGGGCTTCGGCGACAGCACCGGAGAGCCTCGCCAGGACATCGACCCCTACCGGCAGATCGAGGACTGGCGGCGGGTGATCTCACACCTGCAGACTCTCGACTCGATCGATGCGGACCGCATCGGCGTCTGGGGCACCAGCTACTCGGGCGGACACGCCCTCGTCCTCGGGGCGACGGACCGCCGGATCACGGCCGTGTACTCCCAGGTGCCGACCATCAGCGGCTCCCAGAGCAGCCGCCGCCGTGTCCCGCCGCATCTCACCCGTCAGCTCGAGCAGGCCATCGCCGCCGACGAACTGAACCAGGCCCGGGGCGGGCAACCGGCGAGTCAGGCGTTCGTCAGCGACGACCCGACCGTGCCGGCCTCCTACCGTTCCGCCGACGCCATCGACTTCTACCTGCGGCACAACGCGCCGGAGGGCGTGTGGGAGAACCGCGTCACGGTCCAGTCCAACCGGCGCGCCCGTTCCTACGACCCCGGCCACTGGATCGACCAGATCTCGCCGACACCCCTGATGATGCTGGTCGGCACCCACGACACCGTCGCACCCACCGACCTGGCCCTGGGCGCGTACGAGAAGGCCCTGGAGCCCAAGGAACTCGTTCTCCTGCCCGGCGGTCACTTCGACCCCTACCTCGACGGCTTCGAGGCGAGCACCAGTGCCGCCGTGCGGTTCTTCCGCACCCACCTCCAGGCCGGGTGA
- a CDS encoding helix-turn-helix domain-containing protein, whose amino-acid sequence MTDDPAAAAAFPGAAEGRPAGVVHSAFALVRALREAPGPLGATDLASAVGIPKTTAHRVLEQMAQEGIVTRRDHKWAIAPGFGELMRAGERPSPLKVVARPRLNALAQATGASVVLHNVSDGVVDTVYCAYGPLLAPLVPATEQRLAAVHPAASIWRALASGQVAAEYQEVHPGCICIAAPAALPSGGTVVASLARPENREVESLKRPLEKVVHLILSDERRFER is encoded by the coding sequence ATGACCGACGATCCCGCGGCGGCTGCGGCCTTCCCGGGTGCGGCGGAAGGCCGGCCCGCCGGAGTGGTGCACAGCGCGTTCGCACTGGTCCGTGCGCTCCGCGAGGCGCCGGGGCCCCTCGGCGCCACTGATCTCGCTTCGGCGGTGGGCATTCCGAAGACGACCGCGCACAGAGTTCTGGAACAGATGGCCCAAGAGGGCATCGTCACGCGTCGTGATCACAAGTGGGCCATCGCGCCCGGTTTCGGAGAGCTGATGCGGGCGGGAGAGCGGCCTTCGCCGCTGAAGGTCGTCGCGCGTCCTAGATTGAACGCTTTGGCGCAGGCCACGGGCGCGAGCGTGGTCCTTCACAACGTGTCGGACGGGGTTGTGGACACCGTGTACTGCGCGTACGGGCCGCTGCTGGCTCCCCTCGTGCCCGCAACGGAACAGCGACTGGCCGCGGTGCACCCGGCCGCCTCCATCTGGCGCGCCCTTGCTTCCGGGCAGGTGGCAGCCGAGTACCAGGAGGTGCACCCGGGATGCATCTGCATCGCCGCTCCCGCGGCTCTGCCGTCGGGCGGGACCGTCGTAGCGTCTCTCGCGCGGCCGGAGAACCGCGAGGTGGAGTCCCTCAAGCGTCCCTTGGAGAAGGTCGTGCACCTGATCCTGTCCGACGAGCGCCGCTTCGAGCGCTGA
- a CDS encoding helix-turn-helix domain-containing protein, with protein MKRRELGGSACPIDRSLHEVGDTWTLQILRDAMHGVTRFTDFSNHIGLATNVLSARLQKLVAVGIFEIQESALGNSHEYVLTEKGRDFHTVLAALRQWGQKHLFDDDELVNRVVDARTGRQPLPVTLTADDGRELSADDILIVQSRASDPIESATPVDTPRRRHSGA; from the coding sequence GTGAAGCGTCGGGAACTGGGCGGGTCCGCCTGCCCCATCGACCGGTCTCTGCACGAGGTCGGCGACACCTGGACTCTGCAGATCCTGCGGGACGCGATGCACGGTGTCACGCGCTTCACGGACTTCAGCAACCACATCGGCCTCGCGACCAACGTCCTGAGCGCGCGCCTGCAGAAGCTCGTGGCCGTCGGCATCTTCGAGATCCAGGAGTCGGCACTCGGCAACTCGCACGAGTACGTCCTGACTGAGAAGGGCCGTGACTTCCACACCGTTCTGGCCGCACTGCGCCAGTGGGGCCAAAAACACCTCTTCGACGACGACGAGCTCGTCAACCGTGTCGTCGACGCCCGCACCGGCCGGCAACCCCTGCCGGTCACCCTCACCGCGGACGACGGCCGGGAACTGTCCGCCGACGACATCCTCATAGTCCAGTCACGGGCGTCGGATCCCATCGAATCCGCCACGCCGGTCGACACACCACGCCGTCGCCACTCAGGGGCCTAG
- a CDS encoding GH92 family glycosyl hydrolase, translated as MSKPGGAELVEDPTEFVDPLIGTGNGGASVGEINNFPGPSTPFGMMQFSPDTEGSYAGYQFHSSKIKGFSLNHASVGCTAFGDVPLLPVAGDVGSAPWDRTEAFTHTDEKAEAGYYAVTTGDGAKVRTELTATTRTGLASFTFPADTGKKAQVLVKGGGSLSGDKKADLTISGDRAITGSATTGNFCGKGNEYTVHYAITFDRPFVAHGTWDGKAVTDGGGSVDAPRAGAYLTFDATDQRTVRAKVSMSYVSVDGARANMAAEMPGWNLDDVREQTRGQWKQALRKIRVGGGETGERKMFYTFLYHSLMHPNTFNDADGRYIGFDDKVRTLPEGRAQYANFSDWDTYRSLAPLQAMLFPKQASDMAQSLVHDAEQGGWWPRWPLANDYTGQMTGDNSVPLIANLYAYGARDFDLKTALKYLVKGATSVDHTPGAYQERPGVEDYVERGYANNSAVRGDHARVGASVTLEWAIDDFAIAQLARAAGDRDTARTFTRRGQNWQNILNPATGYLSPRGEDGLFPDGPGYQPPPAGKFGQDGFDEGNAAQYNWLVPQNTAGLIRAMGGREATAKRLDTFFGKLNAGPNEPYMWAGNEVDFGVPWVYNHLGRPWETQEKVRSIATGLFSPTPDGEPGNDDLGAQSSWYVWAAVGLYPATPGTADLSVHSPLFPRVVVDLPGHGRDLDIRAPRAAAGTPYVHGLRLDGRDRERTYLPKSAVTKGGRLDFDLSGTPDKSWATSPKAAPPSYHDGEQDFLAYAARNQVIASPGGVGTKLVVHGQALAGHDRTLTVAADAPPGLSVSSDRMNLAADTGSGTAELTVKAAAGTEPGYYEVPFTIRDRQGDAVHRTVIVLVAEEGGVTAALGDAYAAVGVSSDGTPVEADFDGAGNSYSRQALAAAGLKGGATTEISGTRFTWPGTPAGRPDSVTANGRRLDLAADTKDAKRLVFVGSATNGDRRGSATVTFTDGTTAQTDLSFGDWTRPGGGTDPVYGNSVVAKAEYRNTPNGKGEAAFVFATKPYEVPEGEQIKSVTLPTDGDLHIFALGLG; from the coding sequence TTGTCCAAACCCGGAGGCGCCGAACTCGTCGAAGATCCCACCGAGTTCGTCGACCCGCTCATCGGGACCGGCAACGGCGGCGCGTCCGTCGGAGAGATCAACAACTTCCCCGGCCCGTCGACCCCGTTCGGCATGATGCAATTCTCGCCCGACACCGAGGGCTCGTACGCCGGTTACCAGTTCCACAGCAGCAAGATCAAGGGCTTCAGCCTCAACCACGCCTCGGTCGGCTGCACCGCGTTCGGCGACGTGCCGCTGCTGCCGGTCGCGGGCGACGTCGGCAGCGCACCGTGGGACCGCACCGAGGCGTTCACGCACACGGACGAGAAGGCCGAAGCCGGCTACTACGCCGTGACCACGGGCGACGGCGCGAAGGTACGCACCGAACTCACCGCCACCACCCGCACCGGACTGGCCTCGTTCACCTTTCCCGCCGACACCGGGAAGAAGGCGCAGGTCCTGGTCAAGGGCGGTGGCAGCCTCTCCGGCGACAAGAAGGCCGACCTGACGATCTCCGGCGATCGCGCGATCACCGGATCCGCGACCACGGGCAACTTCTGCGGCAAGGGCAACGAGTACACCGTGCACTACGCGATCACCTTCGATCGCCCCTTCGTCGCGCACGGCACCTGGGACGGCAAGGCGGTGACCGACGGCGGCGGCTCGGTGGACGCCCCCAGGGCGGGCGCCTATCTGACGTTCGACGCGACCGACCAACGTACGGTGCGCGCGAAGGTCTCCATGTCGTACGTATCGGTCGACGGCGCCCGGGCCAACATGGCCGCGGAGATGCCCGGTTGGAACCTCGACGACGTACGCGAGCAGACCCGGGGCCAGTGGAAGCAGGCACTGCGCAAGATCCGCGTCGGGGGCGGTGAGACCGGTGAGAGGAAGATGTTCTACACCTTCCTCTACCACTCGCTGATGCACCCGAACACCTTCAACGACGCCGACGGCCGCTACATCGGCTTCGACGACAAGGTCCGCACGCTCCCCGAGGGCCGCGCGCAGTACGCCAACTTCTCCGACTGGGACACCTATCGCTCACTCGCCCCGCTGCAGGCGATGCTGTTCCCGAAGCAGGCGAGTGACATGGCGCAGTCTCTCGTCCACGACGCGGAGCAGGGCGGCTGGTGGCCGCGCTGGCCACTCGCGAACGACTACACGGGCCAGATGACCGGCGACAACTCCGTCCCGCTGATCGCGAATCTGTACGCCTACGGCGCACGCGACTTCGACCTCAAGACCGCACTCAAGTACCTGGTCAAGGGCGCTACCTCGGTGGACCACACGCCAGGCGCGTACCAGGAGCGGCCGGGCGTCGAGGACTACGTGGAACGCGGCTACGCGAACAACAGCGCCGTCCGCGGGGACCACGCCCGCGTCGGCGCCTCCGTCACCCTCGAGTGGGCGATCGACGACTTCGCCATCGCACAACTGGCACGGGCCGCCGGTGACCGGGACACGGCGCGCACCTTCACCCGCCGCGGCCAGAACTGGCAGAACATCCTCAACCCGGCGACCGGCTACCTCTCCCCGCGCGGCGAGGACGGTCTCTTCCCGGACGGCCCCGGCTACCAGCCGCCGCCGGCCGGCAAGTTCGGCCAGGACGGCTTCGACGAGGGCAACGCGGCACAGTACAACTGGCTCGTCCCACAGAACACCGCCGGCCTGATCCGGGCGATGGGCGGCCGCGAGGCCACGGCGAAGCGGCTCGACACCTTCTTCGGCAAACTCAACGCCGGGCCCAACGAGCCTTACATGTGGGCCGGGAACGAGGTCGACTTCGGAGTTCCGTGGGTCTACAACCACCTCGGCCGGCCCTGGGAGACGCAGGAGAAGGTCCGGTCGATCGCGACCGGCCTCTTCAGCCCGACCCCGGACGGTGAGCCGGGCAACGACGACCTGGGCGCCCAGTCCTCCTGGTACGTCTGGGCCGCCGTCGGGCTCTACCCGGCCACACCGGGCACCGCCGACCTGTCGGTGCACAGCCCGCTCTTCCCGCGCGTGGTCGTGGATCTGCCGGGCCACGGCCGGGACCTGGACATCCGCGCCCCACGAGCGGCTGCGGGCACACCCTACGTCCACGGGCTGCGACTGGACGGCCGCGACCGTGAGCGCACGTATCTGCCGAAGTCGGCGGTGACCAAGGGCGGCCGACTGGACTTCGACCTGTCCGGTACACCGGACAAGTCCTGGGCCACGTCCCCCAAGGCGGCGCCGCCGTCGTACCACGACGGCGAGCAGGACTTCCTGGCGTACGCCGCCCGGAACCAGGTGATCGCGTCCCCGGGCGGCGTCGGCACGAAACTCGTGGTGCACGGACAGGCGCTGGCCGGACACGACCGCACGCTGACGGTCGCCGCGGACGCTCCGCCCGGACTGTCCGTGTCGTCGGACAGGATGAACCTCGCCGCGGACACGGGCTCCGGCACCGCCGAGTTGACGGTGAAGGCGGCGGCCGGGACGGAACCGGGGTACTACGAGGTGCCGTTCACCATCCGCGATCGCCAGGGTGACGCCGTGCACCGCACCGTGATCGTCCTGGTGGCCGAGGAGGGCGGCGTCACCGCGGCTCTCGGTGACGCGTACGCGGCTGTGGGCGTGTCGAGCGACGGCACACCGGTCGAGGCCGACTTCGACGGCGCGGGCAACAGCTACTCGCGTCAGGCGCTGGCCGCGGCCGGGCTCAAGGGCGGTGCGACGACGGAGATCTCCGGCACGCGCTTCACCTGGCCCGGCACGCCCGCGGGCCGCCCGGACAGCGTCACGGCGAACGGCCGGCGGCTCGACCTCGCAGCCGACACCAAGGACGCCAAGCGGCTGGTCTTCGTCGGCTCGGCCACGAACGGCGACCGCAGGGGGAGTGCGACGGTCACCTTCACCGACGGCACCACCGCGCAGACGGATCTGTCCTTCGGCGACTGGACCCGGCCGGGCGGCGGTACCGATCCGGTGTACGGCAACTCCGTGGTGGCGAAGGCGGAATACCGCAACACCCCGAACGGCAAGGGCGAGGCGGCGTTCGTCTTCGCCACCAAGCCGTATGAAGTGCCGGAGGGCGAGCAGATCAAGTCCGTCACCCTGCCCACGGACGGCGACCTGCACATCTTCGCGCTGGGACTCGGCTGA
- a CDS encoding protein kinase family protein, whose translation MEGTASGHAARVSAYATVGARLSLFSDRQLADAVAAAPGLGSGIGGRSSEMEVEGRHVFVKRVPLTHIELQSEHLRSTANLFELPLFYQYGAGSTGFGAWRELAAHLMTTGWVLKNEYAGFPLLYHWRVLPDCPPAGFADMFGGVDGAVAHWDGSPAVRRRLEAIGRSVFSLVLFLEYVPQTLACWLGERNDAAQRVTSGASAYRWVEDQLLRGTEFMSGHGLVHFDAHFANLLTDGQQVYFADFGLALSREFELSTEEADFLADHLVYDRCYAPGHLLRHHLPDGVRGGSEHGAFLRDWVKGRRPDGVPSDISAIIDRHAQHSIVLDNFHHRFLTQSKRTPFPAGEARRALGCQGWVSAPGGGQTPT comes from the coding sequence ATGGAGGGGACCGCGTCAGGGCATGCGGCGCGAGTCTCCGCGTACGCGACCGTGGGAGCACGGCTGTCCCTGTTCAGCGATCGGCAACTCGCGGATGCCGTGGCTGCCGCGCCGGGTCTGGGCTCCGGTATCGGCGGTAGGTCGTCGGAGATGGAAGTCGAGGGGAGACACGTCTTCGTCAAGCGGGTGCCGCTGACGCACATCGAGTTGCAATCGGAGCACCTGCGGTCGACGGCCAACCTGTTCGAGCTTCCCCTCTTCTACCAGTACGGGGCGGGGTCGACGGGGTTCGGCGCCTGGCGTGAGCTGGCCGCTCACCTCATGACCACAGGCTGGGTCCTGAAGAACGAGTACGCTGGTTTCCCTCTCCTGTATCACTGGCGGGTCTTGCCCGACTGTCCTCCTGCCGGCTTCGCCGACATGTTCGGGGGCGTTGACGGGGCTGTCGCGCATTGGGATGGGTCACCGGCTGTGCGCCGTCGGCTGGAGGCCATCGGCCGGTCCGTCTTCAGCCTGGTGCTCTTCTTGGAGTATGTGCCTCAGACACTCGCCTGCTGGCTCGGCGAAAGGAATGATGCGGCCCAGCGGGTCACATCAGGCGCGTCGGCCTATCGGTGGGTCGAGGATCAGCTGCTGCGAGGGACGGAGTTCATGAGCGGGCACGGCCTCGTCCACTTCGACGCGCACTTCGCCAACCTGCTCACCGACGGCCAGCAGGTCTACTTCGCCGACTTTGGCCTTGCGCTGAGCCGCGAGTTCGAACTCTCCACCGAGGAGGCCGACTTCCTCGCTGATCATCTTGTGTACGACCGCTGCTACGCACCGGGCCACCTGCTTCGCCACCATCTGCCAGACGGCGTCCGGGGCGGTAGTGAACACGGGGCCTTTCTGCGTGACTGGGTGAAGGGGCGACGACCCGACGGTGTTCCGTCCGACATCAGCGCGATCATCGACCGACACGCTCAGCACTCCATCGTCCTGGACAACTTCCACCACCGATTTCTCACCCAGAGCAAGCGCACTCCATTTCCGGCCGGTGAGGCTCGGCGGGCCCTGGGGTGCCAGGGCTGGGTGTCTGCTCCTGGAGGTGGTCAGACACCTACCTGA
- a CDS encoding AI-2E family transporter, with product MSRIHGWLDRVKNGAATLGERRAQARAGHDADHEAMAGRERPVEVQRARPRTPDPAGAVPWGMRVAAEAGWRFLVLAAAVWVLMRVIGSVRLVVLAFVVALLITALLEPTVSRLQRSGLPRGPATAVTAICGFLVLGLVGWFVVWQVLDNVDSLSGRLQDGVEQLKQWLLQSPFHVTEKQINDVAKNLSDAIGSTSQITSTGLQGVTVLAEVLTGMLLTMFSTLFLLYDGRRIWEWTLKLVPAEARPGVASAGPRAWRTLTAYARGTMIVAFIDALFIGVGIYFLGVPLAVPIGVVIFLSSFVPLVGAVASGAIAVVVALVTQGVFTALMVLVVVLLVQQIEGHVLQPFILGQAVRVHPLAVVLAVATGGLVAGIGGAVVAVPLVAVVNTVVGHLHAHAGEEERGTTAVPALGGDGPGQSADLTHDDS from the coding sequence ATGTCCCGGATCCACGGATGGCTCGATCGCGTGAAGAACGGCGCGGCCACGCTCGGTGAACGCCGTGCGCAGGCCAGGGCGGGCCATGACGCGGACCACGAGGCGATGGCCGGCCGGGAGCGGCCGGTGGAGGTCCAGCGGGCTCGCCCCCGCACCCCGGACCCGGCCGGCGCGGTGCCCTGGGGCATGCGGGTGGCCGCCGAGGCAGGCTGGCGGTTCCTGGTCCTGGCCGCCGCGGTCTGGGTGCTGATGCGGGTGATCGGCTCCGTACGGCTGGTCGTCCTCGCCTTCGTCGTCGCGTTGCTGATCACCGCGCTGCTCGAGCCGACGGTCTCCCGGCTGCAGCGCAGCGGGCTGCCCCGGGGGCCGGCCACGGCGGTCACGGCGATCTGCGGGTTCCTCGTGCTGGGGCTGGTCGGCTGGTTCGTCGTATGGCAGGTGCTCGACAACGTCGACTCGTTGTCCGGCCGTCTCCAGGACGGAGTCGAGCAGTTGAAACAGTGGCTGCTCCAGAGCCCGTTCCACGTGACCGAGAAGCAGATCAACGACGTCGCGAAGAACCTGAGCGACGCGATCGGCAGCACGAGTCAGATCACCTCGACAGGCCTCCAAGGGGTCACCGTGCTGGCCGAGGTCCTCACCGGCATGCTGCTGACGATGTTCTCCACGCTGTTCCTGCTGTACGACGGCAGGCGCATCTGGGAATGGACGCTCAAGCTGGTCCCTGCCGAGGCCCGGCCGGGGGTGGCCTCAGCAGGTCCGCGCGCCTGGCGGACACTCACCGCGTACGCACGCGGGACGATGATCGTCGCGTTCATCGACGCCCTCTTCATCGGAGTGGGCATCTACTTCCTGGGCGTACCGCTCGCCGTCCCCATCGGCGTGGTGATCTTCCTGAGCTCGTTCGTGCCGTTGGTCGGTGCCGTCGCCTCCGGCGCCATCGCGGTCGTGGTCGCCCTGGTCACGCAAGGCGTGTTCACCGCACTCATGGTCCTCGTCGTGGTGCTCCTGGTACAGCAGATCGAGGGACACGTCCTCCAGCCCTTCATCCTGGGACAGGCCGTCCGGGTCCACCCCCTGGCCGTGGTCCTGGCCGTTGCCACCGGTGGTCTGGTCGCGGGCATCGGCGGTGCCGTGGTCGCCGTACCGCTGGTCGCCGTCGTGAACACGGTGGTCGGTCACCTCCATGCCCACGCGGGTGAGGAGGAGCGGGGGACGACGGCCGTACCGGCCCTCGGCGGCGACGGGCCGGGGCAGTCCGCGGACCTGACGCACGACGACTCCTGA
- a CDS encoding NB-ARC domain-containing protein: MQDGAVVGNLPVTTTSFVGRDSELDTVKTALTQHRAVTLTGGGGVGKSRLALRVAEQTRGRYADGVWWIDLSNLYDDRLFTATVCDAVDLLDHNPRAPVEALHEWLTGQQVLLVFDCCERVLTSCQSLVGELLLAAPQLTVLATSRKPLGVQGEHRIEVAPLSMDDGGSGDAVRLFRERCATAAPEVSLDSPGSAEAVSAICRRLEGIPLAVELACARLRESTLTEIAERLGSRLDTLVDETAWPKRHRALRTAIGWSHELCSPLERLLWARLSVFRGPVEAADAQAVCAGGPLGAHDIPRLLERLVDQSVLQQVGTRYRMLDTLCEYGAMWLAELGEEHALARLHATHFATVLAEAEAGWLSGQQVAWYARISASHTDVRAALDHLIEADPDAALEMAGRTGLFWPCCGHLHESRDYLERALALDTPKGPSRTRALWALGITLTLQGDHRTALRVGEECADAARQDGTPQSALFAAHTLGLTHLMAGRPQAAYDVSDHALITRGTSPPSGAPQLCCMVIRTFAHSALGRLAEAYEAAIGLRRLSLRYGEHWARSYAFHQLAFIDLLQGRAHDAERHARAMLASKHNLNDNLGIALALDLLTGANAVQGNGIGAARTSGTGNSFWRMLGHPNHGTPELSEVRDQWELQARKAAGDDAYDRAFHDALNGDAELGLALVLQGPPPS; this comes from the coding sequence ATGCAGGATGGAGCCGTGGTAGGCAACCTCCCGGTCACGACGACCAGCTTCGTCGGCCGCGACAGCGAACTCGACACAGTCAAGACGGCGTTGACCCAGCACCGGGCGGTCACCCTCACCGGTGGCGGCGGTGTCGGTAAGAGCCGCCTGGCGCTGCGCGTCGCGGAGCAGACACGGGGTCGGTACGCCGACGGGGTCTGGTGGATCGACCTGTCCAACCTCTACGACGACAGGTTGTTCACGGCCACGGTCTGCGATGCGGTCGATCTCCTGGACCACAACCCGCGCGCCCCGGTCGAGGCACTGCACGAGTGGCTGACCGGCCAACAAGTCCTGCTCGTCTTCGACTGCTGCGAACGGGTGTTGACTTCCTGCCAGTCCCTGGTGGGCGAACTCCTGCTGGCCGCACCTCAGTTGACCGTCCTCGCCACCAGCAGAAAACCCCTCGGTGTCCAGGGCGAGCACCGCATCGAGGTCGCTCCGCTCTCCATGGACGACGGCGGCAGCGGAGACGCGGTGCGTCTGTTCCGCGAGCGCTGTGCCACGGCCGCCCCTGAGGTGTCCCTCGATTCCCCCGGCTCCGCCGAGGCCGTCTCCGCCATCTGCCGCCGCCTGGAGGGAATTCCGCTCGCCGTCGAACTCGCCTGCGCACGCCTGCGGGAGAGCACCCTCACGGAGATCGCCGAACGCCTGGGCTCACGGCTCGACACTCTCGTGGACGAGACGGCATGGCCCAAGCGCCACCGAGCCCTTCGCACGGCGATCGGCTGGAGCCACGAACTGTGTTCCCCGCTCGAGCGCCTGCTGTGGGCCAGACTTTCCGTCTTCCGCGGCCCCGTCGAAGCGGCGGACGCGCAGGCCGTCTGCGCGGGCGGCCCCCTCGGTGCCCACGACATCCCCCGGCTTCTCGAGCGGCTGGTCGACCAGTCCGTCCTCCAACAGGTGGGCACCCGCTACCGCATGCTCGACACACTGTGCGAGTACGGAGCCATGTGGCTCGCGGAGCTCGGTGAGGAACACGCCCTCGCCCGGCTCCATGCCACGCACTTCGCCACCGTGCTGGCGGAGGCCGAAGCGGGCTGGCTCAGCGGCCAGCAGGTCGCCTGGTACGCGCGGATCTCCGCGAGCCACACCGACGTACGCGCCGCACTCGACCACCTCATCGAGGCAGACCCCGACGCCGCCCTCGAAATGGCCGGCAGGACAGGCCTGTTCTGGCCCTGCTGCGGACACCTGCACGAATCCCGCGACTATCTCGAACGCGCCCTGGCGCTCGACACACCCAAGGGGCCGTCCCGCACCCGCGCACTCTGGGCCCTGGGTATCACGCTCACCCTCCAGGGCGACCACCGGACCGCGCTGCGCGTCGGGGAGGAATGCGCCGACGCGGCGCGGCAGGACGGCACTCCGCAGTCCGCGCTGTTCGCCGCCCACACCCTCGGCCTCACCCACCTCATGGCCGGCCGTCCCCAGGCCGCGTACGACGTGAGCGACCACGCCTTGATCACCCGCGGCACGTCGCCGCCCTCGGGGGCGCCGCAGCTCTGCTGCATGGTGATCCGTACGTTCGCCCACTCCGCGCTGGGCCGACTGGCGGAGGCCTACGAAGCGGCCATCGGCCTGCGCCGTCTCAGCCTCCGCTACGGCGAGCACTGGGCGCGGTCGTACGCGTTCCACCAACTCGCCTTCATAGACCTCCTCCAGGGGCGCGCGCACGACGCGGAACGCCACGCCCGAGCCATGCTCGCCAGCAAGCACAACCTCAACGACAACCTCGGAATCGCCCTGGCTCTCGACCTCCTCACCGGAGCGAACGCGGTTCAGGGCAACGGCATCGGGGCCGCTCGTACCTCGGGCACCGGGAACTCCTTCTGGCGCATGCTCGGTCACCCGAATCACGGCACGCCCGAGCTCTCCGAGGTGCGTGACCAATGGGAACTGCAAGCCCGTAAGGCGGCCGGGGACGACGCCTACGACAGGGCCTTCCACGACGCGCTGAACGGCGACGCCGAACTGGGCCTCGCCCTCGTACTGCAGGGCCCTCCACCCTCCTGA
- a CDS encoding FAD-dependent monooxygenase: MKIVCVGGGPAGLYFAISAKLRDAGHEITVLERDPPAATYGWGVVYWNDLLDILHRNDPESARQIGAKSVLWQGQEVALHGAHHDGSAYFGGYGYSMGRAALLDVLTRRAASLGVDVRYGHQATDPTHLPEADLVVAADGANSRIRESRSEHFAPRVEVGRNPYIWLGTDKEFDTFVFCFEQTSAGWIWFHAYPSVKGISTCIVECSPQTWRGLGLDTLGAEESMPLLEGIFRRALDGHSLISKSRGEPASWQRFAHVSNRTWFQDDTVLMGDAAHTTHFTLGSGTRLAMIDAIVLAHSLSQYPDKAVALREYDQHRRTELHPVQAGARSSMAWFEQLDDYLDRDPVSFAYAMAVRQGNQTPWRYQVHLATQIAAIRRARRAYDTGRRWYLTCRRGETPLPALGGSRSAGRQQADVKAPLHTP, encoded by the coding sequence ATGAAGATCGTCTGCGTGGGTGGCGGTCCGGCCGGACTGTATTTCGCGATCTCGGCGAAGCTTCGCGACGCCGGACACGAAATCACCGTTCTGGAACGGGATCCGCCCGCGGCCACGTACGGCTGGGGCGTCGTCTACTGGAACGACCTGCTCGACATCCTGCACCGCAACGACCCTGAGAGCGCCCGGCAGATCGGAGCCAAGTCCGTGCTCTGGCAGGGCCAGGAGGTGGCCCTGCACGGTGCCCACCACGACGGGTCGGCGTACTTCGGCGGCTACGGGTACAGCATGGGCCGCGCGGCCCTGCTGGACGTACTGACGCGGCGTGCTGCGAGCCTCGGCGTCGACGTCCGGTACGGGCACCAGGCCACGGATCCGACGCATCTGCCGGAAGCCGACCTGGTCGTCGCGGCCGACGGTGCCAACAGCCGGATCCGGGAGTCCCGCTCCGAGCACTTCGCCCCCCGTGTGGAGGTCGGCCGCAACCCGTACATCTGGCTCGGCACGGACAAGGAGTTCGACACTTTCGTCTTCTGTTTCGAGCAGACCTCCGCAGGCTGGATCTGGTTCCACGCCTACCCGTCGGTCAAAGGGATCAGCACCTGCATCGTGGAGTGCTCCCCGCAGACCTGGCGAGGCCTGGGGCTCGACACCCTCGGCGCCGAGGAGAGCATGCCACTGCTGGAGGGGATCTTCCGGCGGGCACTCGACGGCCACTCACTGATCAGCAAGTCACGCGGCGAGCCGGCGAGTTGGCAGCGCTTCGCCCACGTCAGCAACCGGACATGGTTCCAGGACGACACGGTCCTGATGGGCGACGCCGCGCATACCACCCATTTCACGCTGGGGTCGGGGACCCGGCTGGCGATGATCGACGCGATCGTTCTCGCCCACAGCCTCTCGCAATACCCGGACAAGGCGGTCGCGCTACGGGAGTACGACCAGCACCGCCGTACCGAACTGCACCCCGTGCAGGCGGGCGCCCGCTCGAGCATGGCCTGGTTCGAACAGCTCGACGACTACCTCGACCGCGACCCGGTGTCCTTCGCGTACGCCATGGCGGTGCGTCAGGGCAACCAGACACCCTGGCGCTACCAAGTGCACCTCGCCACGCAGATCGCCGCGATCCGTAGGGCGCGACGGGCCTACGACACCGGCCGACGCTGGTATCTCACCTGCCGACGAGGCGAGACCCCGCTGCCCGCGCTGGGAGGAAGCCGGTCCGCCGGGCGGCAGCAGGCCGATGTGAAGGCGCCGCTGCACACCCCCTGA